Proteins found in one Planctomycetes bacterium MalM25 genomic segment:
- the yrrB_1 gene encoding TPR repeat-containing protein YrrB: MKTLLPSLSFCRVSVRWGGLALLALVLGGGVTAGAAPRAGANPDATALSPDQIEHAAAVEDFRAGKVSEAEQAFRAIVKRSPGYVPARYDLAALLIGQGRLREGVAHYQFIATKLLPENAEAQRRYAVVLNRAQRVNEAISQLERTLQLDPSHAKARHDLVKILLNSKDYMKAVSISDAGVKLHPEDASVHNDHGVVLMQIGKPQEAVESFNQAVELDAQHADAQYNMGLALNEQWRLEEAIERLRTAIELRPEYADAHYNLGKAFARNGDADAAQAALEKTLALQPSYYPAQYELGMLAKRAGDPRTAVRYFTEALRQSPGYVKAQYELGAAMLELGRAKQAIPHFEGVLLNTPSNADAQLLLGRALALSGDEQAARPHLLEALWLRPDSQQVRSELDALND; the protein is encoded by the coding sequence GTGAAGACCCTTCTCCCCTCGCTTTCGTTCTGCCGAGTCTCGGTGCGGTGGGGCGGCTTGGCTCTCTTGGCTCTCGTCCTCGGGGGGGGCGTCACGGCCGGCGCGGCGCCCCGAGCGGGAGCGAACCCGGACGCCACGGCACTCTCGCCCGACCAGATCGAACACGCAGCAGCGGTTGAGGACTTCCGTGCGGGCAAGGTCTCGGAAGCCGAGCAAGCTTTTCGTGCGATCGTTAAGCGTTCGCCCGGCTACGTGCCGGCTCGCTACGACTTGGCCGCCTTGTTGATCGGCCAGGGACGCTTGCGAGAGGGGGTCGCTCACTATCAGTTCATCGCCACGAAGCTGTTACCTGAGAACGCCGAAGCGCAGCGGCGCTACGCAGTGGTCCTGAATCGGGCGCAGCGCGTTAACGAGGCGATCAGCCAGCTCGAACGCACTTTGCAGTTGGATCCAAGCCATGCGAAGGCCCGCCATGACTTGGTCAAGATCTTGCTGAACTCTAAGGATTACATGAAGGCCGTCAGCATTTCCGATGCGGGAGTGAAGCTCCATCCGGAGGACGCTTCAGTCCACAACGACCATGGCGTGGTGCTGATGCAGATCGGCAAGCCGCAGGAGGCGGTTGAGAGTTTCAATCAGGCCGTAGAGCTCGACGCGCAGCACGCGGACGCTCAATACAACATGGGTCTTGCCCTGAACGAACAGTGGCGTCTGGAGGAAGCGATCGAGCGTCTGCGCACCGCGATTGAACTCCGCCCTGAATACGCCGACGCCCACTACAACCTCGGCAAGGCGTTCGCCCGCAACGGGGACGCCGATGCCGCCCAGGCGGCGTTGGAGAAGACGCTCGCTTTGCAACCAAGCTACTACCCGGCGCAATACGAGTTGGGGATGTTAGCAAAACGCGCTGGTGATCCGCGAACCGCCGTTCGTTACTTCACGGAGGCGTTGAGGCAATCTCCCGGTTATGTGAAGGCCCAGTACGAATTGGGCGCCGCGATGCTTGAGCTGGGGCGGGCCAAGCAAGCGATCCCGCATTTTGAGGGCGTGCTGCTCAACACACCCAGCAACGCGGACGCTCAACTCCTACTCGGCCGCGCTCTGGCGCTCAGCGGCGATGAGCAAGCGGCTAGGCCGCACCTTCTGGAAGCCCTCTGGCTTCGCCCGGATAGCCAGCAAGTACGCTCTGAGCTGGATGCCTTAAACGATTAA
- a CDS encoding FG-GAP repeat protein, protein MLSERGSRRQCYDSTRIIALASLVMASLGCQQGPGTPGSTPESATIDLTESYNRAVGQMGQFDYDGAVKTLETLLGAAPAAMRTTVQTDLAIALLNRRQGEDLERSKKLLDEVRAADPKNLRAPYCRALLEYNEGATATAQDLFRLVAEADPSDSYARYYVGQCLASTGDHRGALDAYRECQQIDPYLRSAYYGAFQAAQRLGDREGAKAALTDFQRLAVNPRARLAELKYTRMGPKAAVNSPASSKPTGQILPEGPTFKEPTPLPIEGGESIAWRRVLPGETTPSITVVDVNRDGASDLFITGAVEGSSGAPQSLLLIADDGKYVPQPESPLSETRNVAAALWGDFDDDGLTDVYLARRGPNQLWRQTESGQWEDVTESTGVAGGALQATDGAVYDLDHDGDLDYVITNADGPVQVFSNNRDGTFREHAEELGVAGGGRPTRRVLLADLDSDDDADILLLHAESPHEVLLNDRLWNYHAAEGFERLTEAMITAAVAADVDVDGRVELFTVGPAGLQRWGASSGWSPVEIASLDAGVADPNQAALGLFDATGSGELRAFAGQSEGWSVLNNDGETEAEYDAPGLVGPFAVINGDRGPEVIACRSGEPPVIWRAGPGRHPFALLSFSGRTDKAAEMRSNASGIGVHGSARFGERWAPIPESRPLSGPGQSLQPIAMGAGGAEKFDFIRLLWPDAVSQTELDLPLGERHDLVETQRQAGSCPLLFVWDGERYVFVADLLGAGGIGFNLGRGEYYPARPYESFLLPEGVLRPKGGRLVLKLGEPMEEICYFDAVRLVAYDLPPGWEMTLDERFGASEPLPTGEPRYYRRSLSPLAASGAGEEDVLAAVRKTDRRAAPLRRRDRRFIGMTDPHTVTLTFDQPLDELTAPTLLFDAWVEYPYSQTAFAAWQADAVYTEPTLEAEGADGRWREVFARFGYPAGTARESSAPIDPKRLPKGARRLRLTTNMQVYWDRLAIVDAEPCDEVIRSPAKLVAASVADVGFSERVVGPQRHTVYDYGCRPPFGDARHPRGHYTEFGEALELVEQTDDALAIIGPGEELHLEFDRPSNSPPPGWTRRWVVEADGWCKDADLFTQDAGTVQPLPRNLPEADEASRSRRETLHRQYNTRYRDGY, encoded by the coding sequence ATGCTGAGTGAACGAGGCTCGCGACGCCAATGCTACGATTCGACGCGGATCATCGCTTTGGCGTCCTTGGTGATGGCGTCCCTCGGTTGCCAGCAAGGGCCCGGCACCCCGGGCTCGACGCCCGAGTCCGCGACGATTGATCTCACGGAGAGCTACAACCGCGCCGTCGGTCAGATGGGGCAGTTCGATTACGACGGCGCCGTGAAGACCCTCGAGACGCTCCTCGGAGCGGCTCCCGCGGCGATGCGAACGACGGTACAAACCGACCTGGCCATCGCCCTCCTGAATCGACGGCAAGGGGAGGATCTCGAGCGTTCTAAGAAGCTTCTAGATGAGGTCCGTGCCGCCGACCCGAAGAACCTTCGAGCCCCCTACTGTCGAGCGCTTCTTGAATACAACGAGGGCGCAACAGCCACGGCGCAGGACCTCTTCCGTCTGGTGGCCGAGGCGGACCCGTCCGACAGCTACGCGCGGTACTACGTGGGGCAGTGCCTCGCATCCACGGGCGATCATCGGGGCGCCTTGGACGCGTACCGCGAGTGCCAGCAGATCGACCCTTACCTCCGTAGCGCCTACTACGGGGCGTTCCAGGCGGCGCAGCGTCTAGGTGATCGGGAGGGAGCGAAAGCGGCGCTAACGGATTTCCAGCGCCTCGCGGTGAACCCCCGGGCGCGGCTCGCCGAGTTGAAATACACCCGTATGGGGCCCAAGGCGGCGGTCAACTCGCCGGCCTCTTCAAAGCCGACGGGGCAAATCTTGCCGGAAGGGCCGACGTTCAAGGAGCCTACGCCGCTGCCGATCGAGGGGGGGGAGTCGATCGCGTGGCGTCGCGTTCTGCCGGGGGAAACGACTCCGAGCATCACCGTGGTCGATGTCAACCGCGACGGCGCTAGTGATCTGTTTATCACGGGCGCTGTCGAGGGATCGAGTGGCGCCCCGCAGAGCCTTCTCTTGATCGCCGACGACGGGAAGTATGTCCCGCAACCGGAGTCGCCCCTCTCAGAAACTCGTAACGTGGCCGCTGCCTTGTGGGGCGACTTCGACGACGACGGCTTGACCGACGTGTACCTAGCGCGGCGTGGACCAAACCAGCTGTGGCGCCAGACCGAGTCGGGGCAGTGGGAGGACGTCACCGAATCGACCGGCGTTGCCGGGGGAGCGTTGCAAGCGACCGACGGCGCGGTCTATGACCTCGACCACGACGGCGACCTCGACTACGTGATCACCAACGCCGACGGGCCAGTGCAGGTCTTCAGCAACAATCGCGACGGGACATTCCGCGAGCACGCCGAGGAGCTGGGTGTTGCCGGGGGCGGGCGCCCGACGCGTCGGGTGCTGCTGGCCGATCTCGATTCGGACGACGACGCCGACATCCTGCTCCTGCACGCGGAATCACCGCACGAGGTTTTGCTCAACGACCGGCTGTGGAACTACCACGCCGCCGAAGGATTCGAGCGACTTACTGAAGCGATGATCACCGCCGCCGTGGCGGCCGACGTGGACGTGGACGGACGCGTCGAACTGTTCACGGTCGGCCCAGCGGGGTTGCAACGCTGGGGGGCTTCATCGGGTTGGTCCCCGGTCGAGATCGCATCGCTTGACGCCGGAGTGGCCGACCCGAATCAAGCCGCCTTGGGACTCTTTGATGCCACCGGTTCAGGCGAACTGCGAGCGTTTGCCGGGCAGAGCGAGGGCTGGAGTGTTCTCAACAACGATGGCGAAACCGAGGCCGAGTACGATGCGCCCGGATTGGTCGGGCCGTTCGCCGTCATCAACGGCGATCGAGGCCCCGAGGTGATCGCGTGCCGCTCAGGCGAACCGCCTGTCATCTGGCGAGCCGGACCGGGCCGACATCCGTTCGCGTTGCTCAGTTTCTCGGGACGCACCGATAAGGCGGCCGAGATGCGATCGAACGCCTCGGGCATCGGAGTCCACGGCTCGGCTCGCTTCGGGGAACGCTGGGCCCCGATTCCCGAGTCGCGTCCTCTCTCGGGCCCGGGGCAGAGCTTGCAGCCGATCGCCATGGGCGCCGGGGGCGCGGAGAAGTTCGATTTCATCCGGCTCCTCTGGCCCGACGCCGTGTCGCAGACCGAACTCGACCTACCGCTCGGCGAGCGTCACGACCTGGTCGAGACGCAGCGTCAGGCGGGCAGTTGCCCGCTGCTGTTCGTCTGGGACGGTGAGCGATACGTCTTTGTCGCCGACCTGCTGGGCGCCGGCGGAATCGGCTTCAACCTCGGCCGCGGCGAGTACTACCCGGCCCGTCCTTACGAGAGTTTCCTGCTGCCTGAGGGAGTGCTGAGGCCGAAAGGAGGCCGGCTCGTGCTGAAACTTGGCGAGCCGATGGAGGAGATCTGTTACTTCGACGCGGTGCGCTTAGTCGCCTACGACTTGCCCCCCGGCTGGGAGATGACGCTCGACGAGCGTTTCGGCGCCAGCGAGCCCTTGCCGACCGGAGAGCCCAGGTACTATCGCCGCTCGCTCTCTCCCCTGGCGGCGAGTGGCGCCGGTGAAGAGGACGTGCTGGCTGCGGTTAGGAAGACCGACCGGCGGGCCGCTCCGCTCCGCCGGAGAGATCGCCGCTTTATCGGGATGACCGACCCCCACACCGTGACGCTCACCTTCGATCAACCGCTGGACGAACTGACCGCACCGACCCTGCTGTTCGATGCTTGGGTCGAGTACCCGTACTCTCAGACCGCCTTCGCCGCGTGGCAAGCGGACGCTGTCTACACCGAGCCGACGCTCGAGGCCGAGGGCGCCGACGGGCGTTGGCGTGAGGTCTTCGCCCGCTTCGGGTATCCGGCGGGGACCGCGCGTGAGTCCTCGGCGCCGATCGATCCCAAGCGGTTGCCCAAGGGCGCCCGCCGATTGCGTCTCACGACCAACATGCAGGTCTACTGGGACCGGCTGGCGATCGTGGATGCCGAGCCTTGCGATGAAGTGATACGCTCGCCCGCCAAACTGGTGGCGGCGTCCGTTGCGGACGTTGGGTTCTCGGAGCGGGTGGTCGGTCCGCAGCGTCACACGGTCTATGACTATGGCTGTCGCCCGCCGTTCGGAGACGCACGGCACCCGCGGGGCCATTACACCGAGTTCGGCGAGGCGCTCGAACTGGTGGAGCAAACCGACGACGCCCTCGCGATCATCGGTCCGGGTGAGGAGCTGCATTTGGAGTTCGATCGCCCCTCGAACAGCCCGCCCCCTGGCTGGACCCGCCGGTGGGTGGTCGAGGCGGACGGGTGGTGCAAGGACGCCGATCTGTTCACCCAAGACGCAGGAACCGTGCAGCCCCTACCACGCAACCTGCCCGAAGCGGATGAAGCGTCCCGCTCGCGGCGTGAGACACTCCATCGGCAATACAATACAAGATACCGCGACGGTTACTGA
- a CDS encoding ASPIC and UnbV, with translation MDEPELLDEQPLDEQNDDLIGRALQRSLVAFLVLGLLVAGGAWLLRRVEPEQVDEVQVVALPEVREAPVATMPRLVFTDITGAAGIDFVHCNGATGEKLLPETMGGGCAFFDYDNDGDQDLLLVNSCAWPWDEGQPPATSALYANNGEGVFTDVTEEAGLDQQLYGMGVAVGDYDNDGHTDLFVSAVGKNRLFRNVAGVFAEVTTEAGVAGSAEAWSTSCGWLDYDNDGDLDLLVGNYVSWSREIDQVQDFRLTGIGRAYGPPFSFEGSYPYLYRNNGDGAFDDVSAVSGVQQRNLVTEVPLAKTLGISPVDANGDGWIDFVLANDTVRNLLFLNQKDGTFVESGIEAGLAFDASGKARGAMGIDSARFRNDDALGVAIANFANEMTALYVSYGDNATFTDDAIPTGLGPPTRGDLSFGLFFFDADLDGRLDLLAANGHLEDDIQVVQTSQHYRQPAALFWNAGDAGAEEFARVPSDKIGSDLAKPLVGRGAAYADIDGDGDLDVLITQIAGPPALLRNDQETGHHWLRFKLIGATANRDAIGATVEVTRGESKLVRTVMPTRSYLSQVEALVTIGLGGSADVDRVVVRWPGGAEQEVTDFQADATTIVTQRE, from the coding sequence ATGGATGAGCCCGAACTCCTCGACGAGCAGCCCCTCGACGAACAGAACGACGACCTGATCGGTCGCGCGCTGCAGCGCTCGCTGGTCGCCTTCCTCGTTCTTGGTCTCCTGGTCGCGGGGGGGGCCTGGCTATTGCGGCGTGTTGAGCCCGAGCAGGTCGATGAAGTCCAAGTGGTCGCCTTACCCGAGGTGCGTGAGGCACCGGTCGCGACGATGCCCCGGCTCGTGTTCACGGATATCACCGGCGCAGCGGGCATCGACTTCGTCCACTGCAACGGGGCGACCGGCGAGAAGCTGCTGCCCGAGACCATGGGCGGGGGTTGCGCCTTCTTCGACTACGACAATGACGGTGATCAAGATTTGCTCTTAGTCAACTCGTGCGCTTGGCCCTGGGACGAGGGCCAGCCCCCCGCGACGAGCGCCCTGTACGCGAACAATGGCGAGGGAGTCTTCACGGACGTGACCGAGGAGGCGGGCCTCGATCAGCAGCTCTACGGCATGGGAGTCGCTGTCGGGGACTACGACAACGATGGCCACACCGACCTGTTCGTCTCAGCGGTTGGGAAGAACCGGCTGTTCCGCAACGTGGCGGGCGTTTTTGCCGAGGTCACCACCGAAGCGGGCGTCGCCGGCTCGGCCGAGGCCTGGAGCACTAGCTGTGGCTGGCTTGATTACGACAACGATGGCGACCTCGACCTCTTGGTCGGCAACTACGTCAGCTGGTCACGCGAGATCGACCAAGTGCAGGATTTCCGCCTCACCGGCATCGGCCGGGCGTATGGCCCGCCGTTCTCGTTCGAGGGGTCGTACCCATATCTTTACCGCAACAACGGCGACGGCGCCTTTGACGATGTCTCCGCTGTGAGCGGTGTACAGCAGAGGAACCTGGTGACCGAAGTGCCGTTAGCGAAGACGCTCGGCATCTCTCCCGTGGACGCGAACGGTGACGGCTGGATCGATTTCGTGCTGGCCAACGACACGGTCCGCAATCTGCTGTTCCTCAACCAAAAGGATGGCACATTCGTCGAATCGGGCATCGAGGCGGGGCTCGCCTTCGATGCGAGCGGCAAGGCTCGCGGCGCCATGGGGATCGACTCGGCCCGCTTCCGCAACGACGATGCGCTCGGCGTCGCCATAGCGAACTTCGCCAATGAGATGACCGCCCTGTACGTCTCCTACGGAGACAACGCCACGTTCACCGACGACGCGATCCCCACGGGGCTCGGCCCGCCAACTCGCGGCGACCTTTCCTTCGGGCTCTTCTTCTTCGACGCCGACCTCGACGGGAGGCTGGACCTGCTGGCGGCGAACGGCCACCTCGAAGATGACATCCAGGTGGTCCAGACCAGCCAACACTACCGTCAGCCCGCGGCCCTCTTCTGGAACGCCGGCGACGCGGGCGCCGAGGAATTCGCCCGCGTGCCGAGCGATAAGATCGGATCCGATCTGGCGAAGCCGCTCGTGGGACGGGGCGCCGCCTACGCCGACATCGACGGTGATGGGGATCTCGATGTGCTCATCACCCAGATCGCCGGCCCGCCCGCTTTGCTACGCAACGATCAGGAGACCGGCCACCATTGGTTGCGGTTCAAGCTGATCGGCGCCACCGCCAACCGCGACGCGATCGGGGCCACGGTTGAAGTGACTCGTGGCGAATCGAAGCTGGTTCGCACCGTAATGCCAACCCGCAGCTACCTCTCGCAGGTCGAGGCGCTCGTGACGATCGGCCTGGGCGGATCAGCCGATGTCGATCGAGTCGTTGTCCGCTGGCCCGGCGGCGCCGAGCAGGAAGTCACCGACTTCCAAGCCGACGCCACGACGATAGTGACCCAGCGGGAATGA
- the bglA_2 gene encoding Beta-glucanase precursor encodes MGLGARAPWFALLTQVAFLAPAHADPPGKWSLVFQEDFNVLDKSEWRLANTNATTNDSLQDYLPQQVTVAGGNLVITSEAVPSRGLPYRSGQIISKRLWEHGRFEVRADLPTSMGMWPAIWLLADVGPHPWPSGGEIDIMENRGDQPTVSSSAFHYGTNPPFRHAFVTQEHQSVLFGRLADYHEGMHTYAVEWEESQLRFYIDDVHHYTVYDDEVGGFLSERVAPMNLIINTAIGGWFLDNPDDSTVWPQELMVDSVKVYERSGDPTPVTQRNTDFEEGGGSLAGWSPFGTKNGNVSVSNEVVRGGRAAAKLFGQFVGGENYSGLTQSISVEPGQAVSAVANAMVLSADSLTGTANSVLMKIEFYGVRNGRYGTPEILSERQVAIADGGVRQDAWLDHKLEAIAPGGAVEARLSFVFIQPNKEAGSIFLDDIDFATLGETQPNGE; translated from the coding sequence ATGGGCTTAGGCGCACGCGCCCCGTGGTTCGCGCTGCTTACGCAAGTGGCGTTCTTGGCGCCAGCCCACGCGGACCCGCCAGGAAAGTGGTCCCTCGTCTTTCAGGAGGATTTCAACGTCCTCGACAAGTCCGAGTGGCGCCTCGCGAACACGAACGCCACGACCAACGATTCGTTGCAGGACTATCTCCCGCAGCAGGTCACGGTCGCGGGGGGCAATCTCGTGATCACCTCGGAGGCCGTTCCGTCGCGAGGCTTGCCGTATCGGTCGGGGCAGATCATCAGCAAGCGTTTGTGGGAGCACGGTCGTTTCGAGGTGCGGGCCGATCTGCCGACATCCATGGGGATGTGGCCGGCGATTTGGCTGCTCGCCGATGTGGGGCCGCACCCGTGGCCCAGCGGTGGCGAGATCGACATCATGGAGAATCGTGGCGATCAGCCCACGGTCTCCAGCAGCGCTTTCCACTACGGCACGAACCCCCCTTTCCGGCACGCGTTCGTAACCCAGGAGCATCAGTCGGTCCTGTTCGGGCGGCTTGCCGATTACCACGAGGGCATGCACACCTACGCCGTCGAGTGGGAGGAATCGCAGCTCCGCTTCTACATCGACGACGTGCATCACTACACCGTCTATGACGACGAGGTGGGGGGCTTCTTGTCGGAACGCGTGGCGCCGATGAACCTGATCATCAACACGGCGATCGGCGGCTGGTTCTTGGATAACCCCGATGACTCGACCGTGTGGCCTCAAGAGTTGATGGTCGATTCCGTGAAGGTTTACGAGCGCAGTGGGGATCCCACTCCGGTCACGCAGCGGAACACCGACTTCGAGGAGGGCGGTGGTTCCCTCGCCGGCTGGAGCCCATTTGGCACAAAGAACGGCAACGTTTCGGTCAGCAACGAGGTGGTCCGGGGCGGCAGAGCGGCGGCGAAGTTGTTCGGCCAGTTCGTCGGCGGCGAGAACTACTCGGGCCTCACTCAGAGCATCTCGGTCGAGCCGGGGCAAGCGGTCAGTGCGGTGGCCAATGCGATGGTCCTCTCGGCGGACTCGCTCACTGGCACGGCCAACTCGGTGTTGATGAAGATCGAATTCTATGGTGTACGCAACGGACGTTACGGCACGCCCGAGATACTGAGCGAACGGCAGGTGGCGATCGCCGATGGGGGCGTACGACAAGACGCTTGGCTCGATCACAAGTTGGAGGCCATTGCACCGGGCGGTGCGGTCGAAGCCCGTCTGTCGTTCGTCTTCATTCAGCCCAACAAGGAAGCGGGTTCTATCTTCCTGGACGACATCGATTTTGCCACGCTCGGGGAGACTCAGCCAAACGGCGAGTGA
- a CDS encoding ASPIC and UnbV, giving the protein MIRVPTFPMAIRVPSILVLVGTVLMMPGCSGSAEEKNVAIPPAASEVTGEPTAKTAAPVEPSQPAVSATTAVKGWFTEVTKQAGLPAQQPWPDGLYLTPEITPGGVGLFDYDGDGDLDIYQVRHGEPREMPKSFKDPAPNRLYRQDADGRFTQVEDAAGLADPGYGHGCAMGDIDNDGDVDVLVTNYGPNKLYRNDGGAFVDISDEAGIGGDSWSSASAFVDYDRDGDLDLFVVNFGVFDATRRCGDSGAAGVGQSHDYCGPHLFEGVRDRLYRNDGGGRFTDVSESAGINAPARGWGVIAADLTGDGWPDLYVCNDEEPNQLWVNDGKGGFYDEAMLMGAALNGAGRVEASMGVTVGDVNSDGRFDLFMTHVASETNTLYTLGEGDFFSDDSSASGMAGVDLPYTGWGCGLLDMDHDGDLDLAVGNGRVAVGPVLATAQLGPYWSRYAEPNLLFRNEGEGRFRDLSDQAGGFTAKPGLTRGLAFGDLDQDGDIDLVSNGIDNHLAIFRNDAPKAGAHWLQARVLTAGRDALGAKVELLSAGMTQVRYVLRSYSYLASNDPRVHFGLGDESSPEAFRVTWPDGAVEAFEVERVDQTVILRQGEGSSDHAE; this is encoded by the coding sequence GTGATCCGCGTCCCCACGTTCCCGATGGCGATCCGCGTCCCGAGCATTCTGGTGCTCGTGGGGACGGTGCTCATGATGCCGGGCTGCAGTGGATCAGCCGAGGAGAAGAACGTCGCCATCCCTCCTGCTGCCTCCGAGGTAACTGGCGAACCAACAGCGAAAACCGCTGCCCCAGTGGAGCCGAGCCAGCCGGCGGTGAGCGCAACTACCGCCGTGAAAGGATGGTTCACGGAAGTGACGAAGCAGGCAGGGCTGCCCGCCCAGCAACCCTGGCCCGACGGGCTCTACCTGACGCCCGAGATCACGCCCGGAGGGGTGGGGCTGTTCGATTACGACGGCGACGGTGATCTGGACATCTATCAAGTCCGGCACGGCGAGCCGCGCGAGATGCCCAAGTCCTTCAAGGACCCCGCCCCGAACCGACTGTACCGGCAGGACGCCGACGGGCGGTTCACCCAGGTTGAGGACGCTGCGGGCCTTGCGGATCCGGGCTACGGGCACGGCTGCGCTATGGGAGACATCGATAACGATGGGGACGTCGATGTCTTGGTCACCAACTACGGGCCGAACAAGCTGTACCGCAACGACGGCGGGGCCTTCGTCGATATCAGCGACGAGGCCGGCATCGGTGGCGACAGCTGGAGTTCTGCTTCGGCGTTCGTCGACTACGATCGCGACGGAGACCTCGACTTGTTCGTGGTCAACTTTGGCGTGTTCGACGCGACCCGTCGGTGCGGTGACTCGGGCGCTGCGGGCGTCGGGCAGAGCCACGATTACTGCGGTCCCCATCTGTTTGAGGGCGTACGAGACCGGCTCTACCGGAACGACGGGGGCGGCCGCTTCACCGACGTGAGTGAGTCCGCGGGCATCAACGCCCCGGCACGCGGGTGGGGTGTCATCGCAGCCGACCTGACCGGTGACGGCTGGCCCGATCTGTATGTCTGCAACGACGAAGAGCCCAACCAGCTGTGGGTGAACGACGGAAAGGGCGGATTCTATGATGAAGCGATGCTCATGGGCGCCGCTTTGAACGGCGCCGGGCGCGTCGAGGCGAGCATGGGCGTTACGGTGGGCGACGTCAACTCGGACGGTCGGTTCGATCTGTTCATGACGCACGTCGCGAGTGAGACCAACACCCTCTACACGCTCGGCGAGGGGGATTTCTTCTCGGATGACTCGTCGGCCTCCGGCATGGCGGGCGTCGACCTGCCTTACACCGGCTGGGGCTGTGGCTTGCTCGACATGGATCACGACGGCGACCTCGATCTCGCTGTTGGCAACGGCCGCGTCGCGGTCGGACCGGTCTTGGCCACGGCTCAGCTCGGTCCCTACTGGAGTCGCTACGCCGAGCCGAACCTCTTGTTTCGCAACGAGGGAGAGGGGCGTTTCAGGGACCTCAGTGATCAGGCGGGCGGGTTCACCGCGAAGCCCGGGCTGACCCGCGGGTTGGCCTTCGGCGACCTGGATCAAGACGGCGACATCGACTTGGTCTCGAACGGCATCGACAACCACCTGGCGATCTTTCGCAACGACGCCCCTAAAGCCGGCGCTCATTGGCTTCAGGCAAGGGTGCTTACCGCTGGCCGCGACGCCCTGGGCGCCAAGGTCGAGTTGCTCTCGGCTGGTATGACACAGGTCCGCTACGTCTTGCGTTCTTACAGCTACTTGGCGAGCAACGATCCCCGCGTCCATTTCGGACTCGGCGACGAATCTTCGCCCGAGGCGTTCCGCGTGACCTGGCCCGACGGGGCTGTCGAAGCCTTCGAGGTGGAGCGAGTCGATCAGACTGTCATACTCCGACAAGGCGAGGGGTCGTCCGACCATGCTGAGTGA
- the xcpT_12 gene encoding Type II secretion system protein G precursor gives MASSTPRHRLGFTLVELLVVIAIIGILVALLLPAVQAAREAARRSSCSNNMKNIGLAIHNYHGSRNQFPTSMGYPGVRGCENIDPVTQQRLGDCPEDLNGKGWIVDILPFLEEQPLYNQLELGFNDPSTDPRRMAFTAAVSNGRGMGRVEIRDAMATQLQILTCPSDDSTIVEGDPQRYWWENIPVAVTNYKGVIGDTAVLDNATDWNSPTFGSIDCHDTAICNGIFWRNNYLRPVSFRKVSDGTSKTFMVGEAVTRLDLHNVAYFSDGDWASCNMPLNQSPNDADLATYVFDEWYNVRGFRSLHPGGAHFVLADASVRFVNEGIDHQAYRAYSTRNGDEVVNEDL, from the coding sequence ATGGCGTCGTCCACCCCGCGACACCGTTTGGGTTTCACGCTCGTTGAGCTGCTGGTCGTGATCGCGATCATCGGCATCCTCGTGGCGTTGCTCCTGCCCGCTGTTCAGGCGGCCCGCGAAGCGGCCCGCCGCTCTTCATGCAGCAACAACATGAAGAATATCGGGTTGGCGATCCATAATTACCATGGCAGTAGGAACCAGTTCCCCACCAGCATGGGGTATCCAGGAGTGAGAGGGTGCGAGAACATTGATCCCGTGACGCAGCAAAGGCTTGGAGACTGCCCCGAGGATCTCAACGGCAAAGGTTGGATCGTCGATATCCTGCCCTTCCTGGAGGAGCAGCCGCTCTACAACCAGCTTGAGCTCGGCTTCAACGATCCGAGCACGGATCCACGACGCATGGCTTTCACGGCCGCCGTCAGCAATGGACGTGGCATGGGGCGCGTGGAGATTCGCGACGCCATGGCGACGCAGCTCCAGATCCTGACGTGCCCTTCGGATGACTCAACTATTGTTGAGGGGGACCCCCAACGCTACTGGTGGGAGAACATCCCTGTTGCCGTGACAAACTATAAAGGCGTGATTGGCGATACGGCAGTCCTCGATAATGCGACGGATTGGAACTCTCCAACATTCGGTAGCATCGACTGCCACGACACCGCAATCTGCAACGGCATCTTTTGGCGTAACAACTACTTGCGGCCGGTCTCCTTCCGCAAGGTGTCTGACGGCACGAGCAAGACCTTCATGGTCGGCGAGGCGGTTACACGGTTAGACTTGCACAACGTGGCTTACTTCTCGGACGGCGACTGGGCGAGTTGCAACATGCCGCTCAACCAGTCACCCAATGATGCTGACCTAGCTACCTATGTCTTTGACGAATGGTACAACGTACGCGGCTTCCGCAGCCTGCACCCGGGCGGCGCCCATTTTGTGCTTGCGGACGCTTCGGTTAGGTTCGTCAACGAAGGCATCGACCATCAGGCTTATCGGGCCTATTCGACGCGCAACGGCGACGAAGTTGTCAACGAAGACCTTTGA